One part of the Clarias gariepinus isolate MV-2021 ecotype Netherlands chromosome 24, CGAR_prim_01v2, whole genome shotgun sequence genome encodes these proteins:
- the fubp3 gene encoding far upstream element-binding protein 3 isoform X1, with protein sequence MMMMMMMAELAQGQASVAAAQAAQAAAQPGMKTDGFADALHRARQIAAKMGGDPMPHLNHSSPVVDPSIYAYGGQKRSLDEGVGTQLGAMVHPRAIITEDFKVPDKMVGYIIGRGGEQITRIQLESGCKIQIAADSGGMIDRPCTLTGSPESIEQAKRLLSQIVERCRNGNETSQDVLIPASKVGLVIGKGGDTIKQLQERTGVKMVMIQDGPMPTGADKPLRISGDPYKVQQARELVLEIVREKDQGDFRPGRLGDFGSRLGGVSTEVPVPRFAVGIVIGRNGEMIKKIQNDAGVRIQFKPDDGISPERVAQVMGQPDRCQHAVHLINELVHTAQERDGFGGALGPRGRGRGRADWNLAPGALQEVTYTIPADKCGLVIGKGGETIKNINQQSGAHVELQRNPPLNTDPNVRIFSIRGTPQQMEVARQLIDEKIGAPGMAGSSSFGLSPFTQGPSNPHQNGPQTFMTGGWGTTYQTWQPQGQQDPSHNGSQTGQMDYSKAWEQYYKKLGQQSQAQSTGPDYSKAWEEYYKKQGQAAGPGSQQSSTPDYSAAWVEYYRQGAYYGQGAQHSQAPGLQDH encoded by the exons atTGCGGCTAAGATGGGTGGTGACCCGATGCCCCATCTGAACCACTCTTCTCCCGTTGTCGATCCCTCGATTTATGCCTATGGAGGGCAGAAACGCTCCCTAGATGAAGGAG tggggaCCCAGCTTGGTGCAATGGTACATCCAAG GGCTATAATAACAGAAGACTTTAAAGTGCCTGATAAGATGGTGGGCTACA TTATCGGCCGTGGCGGTGAGCAGATCACTCGAATCCAGTTGGAATCCGGGTGCAAGATCCAGATCGCTGCCG ACAGTGGAGGTATGATTGACCGGCCTTGCACCTTGACTGGGAGTCCAGAGAGCATTGA GCAGGCGAAGCGGCTGCTCAGTCAGATAGTTGAGCGATGCCGAAACGGGAACGAGACCAGCCAGGATGTCCTGATTCCCGCCAGTAAAGTGGGTCTGGTCATAGGCAAAGGTGGAGACACCATTAAACAACTTCAG GAGAGGACAGGGGTGAAGATGGTGATGATTCAGGATGGCCCCATGCCCACTGGAGCTGACAAGCCTTTGAGAATCTCTGGAGATCCTTACAAAGTGCAG cAAGCTAGAGAGCTGGTATTAGAGATCGTTCGGGAAAAGGACCAGGGAGACTTCAGGCCTGGACGACTGGGAGACTTCGGCTCAAGGCTGGGAGGAGTCAGTACTGAG gtgccagtgCCGAGGTTTGCTGTGGGCATTGTCATCGGCAGAAACGGAGAGATGATCAAGAAGATCCAGAATGATGCCGGAGTGAGGATCCAGTTCAAGCCGG ATGATGGAATCAGCCCGGAGCGTGTCGCTCAGGTAATGGGACAGCCGGATCGATGTCAGCACGCCGTTCACCTCATCAACGAGCTGGTCCACACAGCGCAG GAGCGTGATGGATTCGGAGGTGCCCTGGGTCCACGCGGACGGGGTAGAGGCCGTGCCGACTGGAACTTAGCTCCGGGCGCGCTACAGGAAGTGACCTACACGATACCAGCAGACAAGTGCGGCCTTGTGATTGGGAAAG GTGGAGAGACCATTAAAAACATCAACCAGCAGTCTGGAGCTCACGTGGAGCTGCAGCGGAATCCTCCCCTTAACACCGACCCCAACGTGCGCATCTTCTCGATCCGAGGTACCCCGCAGCAGATGGAGGTGGCCCGGCAGTTGATCGATGAGAAGATTGGG GCCCCGGGAATGGCCGGCAGCAGCAGCTTCGGACTCAGTCCCTTCACCCAAGGACCGAGCAACCCGCACCAGAA TGGACCGCAGACTTTCATGACAGGAGGTTGGGGTACTACATACCAGACATGGCAGCCTCAGGGCCAGCAGGACCCCA GTCATAATGGCTCACAGACAGGACAGATGGATTATTCCAAAGCGTGGGAGCAGTATTATAAGAAGCTAG GTCAGCAGAGCCAAGCACAAAGCACTGGTCCCGACTACAGCAAAGCTTGGGAGGAGTATTACAAGAAACAGG gtcaGGCTGCAGGTCCTGGCTCTCAGCAGAGCTCCACTCCTGACTACAGCGCTGCCTGGGTGGAGTATTACAGACAGGGGGCTTATTATGGCCAGGGGGCCCAGCACTCGCAGGCTCCAGGCCTTCAG GATCATTAG
- the fubp3 gene encoding far upstream element-binding protein 3 isoform X2: MMMMMMMAELAQGQASVAAAQAAQAAAQPGMKTDGFADALHRARQIAAKMGGDPMPHLNHSSPVVDPSIYAYGGQKRSLDEGVGTQLGAMVHPRAIITEDFKVPDKMVGYIIGRGGEQITRIQLESGCKIQIAADSGGMIDRPCTLTGSPESIEQAKRLLSQIVERCRNGNETSQDVLIPASKVGLVIGKGGDTIKQLQERTGVKMVMIQDGPMPTGADKPLRISGDPYKVQQARELVLEIVREKDQGDFRPGRLGDFGSRLGGVSTEVPVPRFAVGIVIGRNGEMIKKIQNDAGVRIQFKPDDGISPERVAQVMGQPDRCQHAVHLINELVHTAQERDGFGGALGPRGRGRGRADWNLAPGALQEVTYTIPADKCGLVIGKGGETIKNINQQSGAHVELQRNPPLNTDPNVRIFSIRGTPQQMEVARQLIDEKIGAPGMAGSSSFGLSPFTQGPSNPHQNGPQTFMTGGWGTTYQTWQPQGQQDPSQQSQAQSTGPDYSKAWEEYYKKQGQAAGPGSQQSSTPDYSAAWVEYYRQGAYYGQGAQHSQAPGLQDH, from the exons atTGCGGCTAAGATGGGTGGTGACCCGATGCCCCATCTGAACCACTCTTCTCCCGTTGTCGATCCCTCGATTTATGCCTATGGAGGGCAGAAACGCTCCCTAGATGAAGGAG tggggaCCCAGCTTGGTGCAATGGTACATCCAAG GGCTATAATAACAGAAGACTTTAAAGTGCCTGATAAGATGGTGGGCTACA TTATCGGCCGTGGCGGTGAGCAGATCACTCGAATCCAGTTGGAATCCGGGTGCAAGATCCAGATCGCTGCCG ACAGTGGAGGTATGATTGACCGGCCTTGCACCTTGACTGGGAGTCCAGAGAGCATTGA GCAGGCGAAGCGGCTGCTCAGTCAGATAGTTGAGCGATGCCGAAACGGGAACGAGACCAGCCAGGATGTCCTGATTCCCGCCAGTAAAGTGGGTCTGGTCATAGGCAAAGGTGGAGACACCATTAAACAACTTCAG GAGAGGACAGGGGTGAAGATGGTGATGATTCAGGATGGCCCCATGCCCACTGGAGCTGACAAGCCTTTGAGAATCTCTGGAGATCCTTACAAAGTGCAG cAAGCTAGAGAGCTGGTATTAGAGATCGTTCGGGAAAAGGACCAGGGAGACTTCAGGCCTGGACGACTGGGAGACTTCGGCTCAAGGCTGGGAGGAGTCAGTACTGAG gtgccagtgCCGAGGTTTGCTGTGGGCATTGTCATCGGCAGAAACGGAGAGATGATCAAGAAGATCCAGAATGATGCCGGAGTGAGGATCCAGTTCAAGCCGG ATGATGGAATCAGCCCGGAGCGTGTCGCTCAGGTAATGGGACAGCCGGATCGATGTCAGCACGCCGTTCACCTCATCAACGAGCTGGTCCACACAGCGCAG GAGCGTGATGGATTCGGAGGTGCCCTGGGTCCACGCGGACGGGGTAGAGGCCGTGCCGACTGGAACTTAGCTCCGGGCGCGCTACAGGAAGTGACCTACACGATACCAGCAGACAAGTGCGGCCTTGTGATTGGGAAAG GTGGAGAGACCATTAAAAACATCAACCAGCAGTCTGGAGCTCACGTGGAGCTGCAGCGGAATCCTCCCCTTAACACCGACCCCAACGTGCGCATCTTCTCGATCCGAGGTACCCCGCAGCAGATGGAGGTGGCCCGGCAGTTGATCGATGAGAAGATTGGG GCCCCGGGAATGGCCGGCAGCAGCAGCTTCGGACTCAGTCCCTTCACCCAAGGACCGAGCAACCCGCACCAGAA TGGACCGCAGACTTTCATGACAGGAGGTTGGGGTACTACATACCAGACATGGCAGCCTCAGGGCCAGCAGGACCCCA GTCAGCAGAGCCAAGCACAAAGCACTGGTCCCGACTACAGCAAAGCTTGGGAGGAGTATTACAAGAAACAGG gtcaGGCTGCAGGTCCTGGCTCTCAGCAGAGCTCCACTCCTGACTACAGCGCTGCCTGGGTGGAGTATTACAGACAGGGGGCTTATTATGGCCAGGGGGCCCAGCACTCGCAGGCTCCAGGCCTTCAG GATCATTAG